One genomic segment of Nonomuraea coxensis DSM 45129 includes these proteins:
- a CDS encoding SurA N-terminal domain-containing protein: protein MKSIRVAMAAAAAGLALTACSSPSSVGAAAVVGDDRITVSEVNADAQAYKAALQRNNLSEADLGGIPVSHVVLQRLVNVAVTEQLLTRYNVQVSETEVDAAIKDPGQFQSAEINLLSQGVVPSDARDYGRAMVGLAKLQQQFGGESGQQRLAQEFNAIKPVVNPRYGTLNPQRSQANPGPFVDAGRFGKPSDAAQAPQG from the coding sequence GTGAAGTCGATACGAGTGGCGATGGCCGCCGCCGCGGCGGGCCTGGCCCTGACCGCCTGCTCTTCCCCCTCCTCAGTCGGGGCCGCGGCCGTGGTCGGCGACGACCGCATCACGGTGAGCGAGGTCAACGCGGACGCGCAGGCGTACAAGGCGGCGCTCCAGCGCAACAACCTCAGCGAGGCGGACCTCGGAGGCATCCCGGTCAGCCATGTCGTGCTCCAGCGCCTGGTCAACGTGGCCGTCACCGAGCAGCTGCTGACCCGCTACAACGTGCAGGTCAGCGAGACCGAGGTCGACGCGGCGATCAAGGATCCCGGCCAGTTCCAGTCGGCCGAGATCAACCTGCTGTCGCAGGGCGTGGTCCCGTCCGACGCCCGCGACTACGGCCGGGCGATGGTCGGGCTGGCCAAGCTGCAGCAGCAGTTCGGCGGTGAGAGCGGGCAGCAGCGGCTGGCCCAGGAGTTCAACGCGATCAAGCCGGTGGTCAACCCCCGCTACGGCACCCTCAACCCGCAGCGCTCGCAGGCGAACCCCGGGCCGTTCGTGGACGCGGGCCGCTTCGGCAAGCCGTCGGACGCCGCCCAGGCCCCGCAGGGCTAG
- a CDS encoding uracil-DNA glycosylase — protein MSFVPPGTGWPGDPATADTPVAHDPADVRRLAAGSDDLAELTARQSVCRACPRLVEWREEVATVKRRAFAGETYWGRPVPGWGAERPRVLLVGLAPAAHGGNRTGRIFTGDRSGDWLFASLYRAGLAERETSTYAGDGQRLIDTRVVASVRCAPPANKPTPEEKAACFPWMARELALVAPYVRVVVALGGYAWQAMWPALREAGYELPRSRPPFGHGAEVEVRHGGAPVTLLGCYHPSQQNTFTGRVTAQMLDSIFEKARSMAV, from the coding sequence ATGAGCTTCGTACCACCGGGCACCGGCTGGCCGGGCGATCCGGCCACCGCTGACACCCCCGTCGCCCACGACCCCGCCGACGTACGCCGCCTCGCCGCGGGCAGCGACGACCTCGCGGAGCTCACCGCAAGGCAGTCGGTGTGCCGGGCCTGCCCCCGCCTGGTGGAGTGGCGGGAGGAGGTGGCCACGGTGAAGCGGCGCGCGTTCGCCGGCGAGACGTACTGGGGCCGTCCCGTTCCCGGATGGGGAGCGGAGCGGCCGCGCGTCCTGCTGGTCGGCCTGGCCCCGGCCGCGCACGGCGGCAACCGCACCGGCCGGATCTTCACCGGCGACCGCAGCGGCGACTGGCTGTTCGCCTCGCTGTACCGCGCCGGGCTGGCGGAGCGGGAGACCAGCACGTACGCGGGCGACGGCCAGCGGCTCATCGACACGCGCGTGGTGGCCTCGGTCCGCTGCGCGCCCCCCGCGAACAAGCCCACGCCGGAGGAGAAGGCCGCCTGCTTCCCGTGGATGGCGCGGGAGCTGGCGCTGGTGGCGCCGTACGTGCGGGTGGTGGTGGCGCTCGGCGGCTACGCCTGGCAGGCCATGTGGCCGGCGCTCAGGGAGGCGGGCTACGAGCTGCCGCGCAGCCGTCCGCCGTTCGGGCACGGCGCGGAGGTGGAGGTCCGGCACGGTGGCGCGCCGGTCACCCTGCTCGGCTGCTACCACCCGAGCCAGCAGAACACCTTCACCGGCCGGGTCACCGCCCAGATGCTGGACTCGATCTTCGAGAAGGCCAGGTCGATGGCAGTGTGA
- a CDS encoding glycine cleavage system protein R, with protein MGLSAVTVLGVDRPGVIAAVTGSLADCGANIQDSTMTLLGGHVAMMLLVSGDLDGDELLKRLRTSDLVVTASAIEARRHFCEEGDGLGYVLTVHGPDRTGIVSAVSAVLAADGGNITGMSTRLTGRLYVLIADVELPKEVDVAALMRRLAAVGAGLDAEITFRPVKPDLS; from the coding sequence GTGGGGCTCTCGGCGGTGACCGTGCTCGGCGTGGACAGGCCCGGCGTGATCGCCGCCGTCACGGGTTCGCTCGCCGACTGCGGAGCGAACATCCAGGACTCCACCATGACGCTGCTCGGCGGGCACGTGGCCATGATGCTCCTGGTCTCCGGCGACCTCGACGGCGACGAGCTGCTCAAGCGGCTGCGGACCTCCGACCTGGTGGTGACCGCCTCCGCCATCGAGGCCCGCCGGCACTTCTGCGAGGAAGGCGACGGGCTCGGCTACGTCCTCACCGTCCACGGGCCGGACCGGACCGGGATCGTCTCGGCCGTCAGCGCCGTGCTCGCCGCCGACGGCGGCAACATCACCGGCATGAGCACGCGGCTCACCGGGCGCCTCTACGTGCTCATCGCCGACGTCGAACTGCCGAAGGAGGTGGACGTGGCGGCCCTCATGCGCAGGCTCGCGGCCGTCGGGGCCGGGCTCGACGCCGAGATCACCTTCCGCCCGGTCAAACCGGACCTGTCGTGA
- the eno gene encoding phosphopyruvate hydratase — protein sequence MATIEVVYAREILDSRGNPTVEVEVVLDDGSTGRAAVPSGASTGQFEAVELRDGGKRYGGKGVEKAVLAVTDEIFEEIGGIEAEDQRIIDQIMMDLDGTPNKSKLGANAILGVSLAVAKAAADSGELPLFRYLGGPNAHVLPVPMMNILNGGAHADTNVDIQEFMIAPIGAETFREAVRMGAEVYHTLKGVLKEKGYATGLGDEGGFAPNLPSNRDALDLILVAVERAGYTPGEDIALALDVAATEFHKDGVYTIDGKGLSAQELIAFYEDLVANYPLVSIEDPLDEEDWEGWKAITASLGDKVQLVGDDLFVTNPERLERGIAEGAANALLVKVNQIGTLSETLDAVDLAHRSGYRCMMSHRSGETEDTTIADLAVAVNCGQIKTGAPARSDRVAKYNQLLRIEELLDDAARYAGRSAFPRFRR from the coding sequence GTGGCTACCATCGAGGTCGTATACGCTCGCGAGATCCTCGACTCCCGGGGCAACCCCACCGTCGAGGTCGAGGTGGTGCTCGACGACGGCAGCACCGGCCGTGCGGCCGTGCCGAGCGGGGCGTCCACCGGTCAGTTCGAGGCGGTCGAGCTGCGCGACGGCGGCAAGCGTTACGGCGGCAAGGGCGTGGAGAAGGCCGTTCTCGCCGTCACCGACGAGATCTTCGAGGAGATCGGCGGCATCGAGGCCGAGGACCAGCGCATCATCGACCAGATCATGATGGACCTGGACGGCACGCCCAACAAGTCGAAGCTCGGCGCCAACGCCATCCTGGGCGTGTCGCTGGCCGTGGCCAAGGCCGCCGCCGACAGCGGCGAGCTGCCGCTCTTCCGCTACCTCGGCGGCCCCAACGCCCACGTGCTGCCGGTGCCGATGATGAACATCCTCAACGGCGGCGCGCACGCCGACACCAACGTGGACATCCAGGAGTTCATGATCGCGCCGATCGGCGCGGAGACGTTCCGCGAGGCCGTGCGCATGGGCGCCGAGGTCTACCACACGCTGAAGGGCGTGCTCAAGGAGAAGGGCTACGCCACGGGCCTGGGCGACGAGGGCGGCTTCGCCCCCAACCTGCCCTCCAACCGCGACGCGCTCGACCTGATCCTCGTCGCCGTCGAGCGGGCCGGCTACACCCCGGGCGAGGACATCGCGCTCGCCCTCGACGTGGCCGCCACCGAGTTCCACAAGGACGGCGTCTACACGATCGACGGCAAGGGCCTGTCGGCGCAGGAGCTCATCGCCTTCTACGAGGACCTGGTCGCCAACTACCCGCTCGTGTCCATCGAGGACCCGCTCGACGAGGAGGACTGGGAGGGCTGGAAGGCCATCACCGCCTCGCTCGGCGACAAGGTGCAGCTCGTCGGCGACGACCTGTTCGTCACCAACCCCGAGCGGCTGGAGCGCGGCATCGCCGAGGGCGCGGCCAACGCCCTGCTGGTCAAGGTCAACCAGATCGGCACGCTGTCGGAGACGCTCGACGCCGTCGACCTCGCCCACCGCAGCGGCTACCGCTGCATGATGAGCCACCGCTCCGGCGAGACCGAGGACACGACGATCGCCGACCTCGCGGTGGCGGTCAACTGCGGGCAGATCAAGACCGGCGCCCCCGCCCGTTCCGACCGCGTGGCCAAGTACAACCAGCTGCTGCGCATCGAGGAGCTCCTCGACGACGCCGCCCGTTACGCGGGTCGTTCGGCGTTTCCGCGTTTCCGGCGCTAG
- a CDS encoding peptide deformylase yields the protein MPGTGEAATIEADAFEACCIRHQLDHLDGLLFLDRVPGALSLHIELHSCDA from the coding sequence TTGCCAGGCACCGGGGAGGCCGCCACCATCGAAGCCGATGCCTTCGAAGCTTGCTGCATTCGCCACCAACTGGACCATCTGGACGGTCTACTCTTCTTGGACAGAGTGCCAGGAGCGCTATCACTTCACATCGAACTTCACAGTTGTGACGCTTGA
- a CDS encoding Ppx/GppA phosphatase family protein produces MRVAAVDCGTNSVRLLIADVGDDLIDDVERRMEIVRLGQGVDRTGRLAPDALERTFKAMRGYQELIERHDASATRVVATSATRDAANREDFVAGVREIFGVEPEVVSGAEEAELSFTGATRGLVRLSPETGVPQGPLPPYLVVDIGGGSTEFVVGESHAEAALSVDIGCVRLTERHLKDAGDPPSAPALEAVVADIEAALDRVEAEVPVRRAHTLVGLAGSVTTVAGIALALPAYEPERIHHARLSAEQVHEVTRRLLGMTHGERAALPVMHPGRVDVIGAGALILDRIVRRFAFSQVVVSEHDILDGIAWSLAR; encoded by the coding sequence ATGCGTGTAGCCGCCGTCGACTGCGGCACCAACTCCGTACGCCTGCTCATCGCGGACGTCGGCGACGACCTCATCGACGACGTCGAGCGGCGGATGGAGATCGTCCGCCTCGGGCAGGGCGTCGACCGGACCGGCCGGCTGGCCCCCGACGCCCTGGAGCGCACGTTCAAGGCCATGCGCGGCTACCAGGAGCTCATCGAGCGCCACGACGCGAGCGCCACCCGCGTCGTGGCGACCAGCGCGACCAGGGACGCGGCCAACCGCGAGGACTTCGTGGCCGGGGTGCGCGAGATCTTCGGGGTCGAGCCCGAGGTCGTGTCCGGGGCCGAGGAGGCCGAGCTGTCGTTCACCGGGGCGACGAGGGGCCTGGTGCGGCTGTCGCCGGAGACCGGGGTGCCCCAGGGCCCGCTGCCTCCCTACCTGGTGGTGGACATCGGCGGGGGGTCCACCGAATTCGTGGTGGGCGAGTCGCACGCCGAGGCGGCGCTGTCGGTGGACATCGGTTGCGTGCGGCTGACCGAGCGGCATCTCAAGGACGCGGGCGACCCGCCGTCCGCGCCGGCGCTGGAGGCCGTGGTGGCCGACATCGAGGCGGCGCTGGACCGGGTGGAGGCGGAGGTCCCGGTGCGCCGGGCGCACACGCTCGTGGGCCTGGCCGGCTCGGTGACGACGGTCGCGGGCATCGCGCTCGCGCTGCCCGCGTACGAGCCGGAGCGCATCCACCACGCGCGCCTGTCGGCCGAGCAGGTGCACGAGGTGACGCGGCGGCTGCTCGGGATGACGCACGGTGAGCGGGCCGCGCTGCCGGTGATGCATCCGGGCCGCGTCGATGTCATCGGGGCGGGCGCGCTCATTCTGGACCGAATCGTCCGCCGTTTTGCGTTTTCGCAGGTCGTCGTGAGCGAGCACGACATCCTGGACGGTATTGCCTGGTCGCTTGCCCGGTAG
- a CDS encoding DUF501 domain-containing protein, producing MGRRRRKALDSKDVEVVRQQLGRPPRGLRGVAHRCPCGNPDVVETAPRLPDGSPFPTLYYLTCPKAASAIGTLEGSGLMREMQARLATDPELAAAYQAAHDDYVARRDAAAEEEGLEPLPRDMQSTGGMPKRVKCLHALVAHELAAPGANPIGREALDALPEWWSDGPCV from the coding sequence CTGGGCCGACGAAGAAGGAAAGCGTTGGACAGTAAAGACGTCGAGGTCGTCCGGCAGCAGCTCGGCCGCCCGCCCCGAGGGCTGCGCGGGGTGGCGCACCGCTGCCCGTGCGGCAATCCCGACGTGGTGGAGACCGCGCCGCGGCTGCCCGACGGCTCGCCGTTCCCGACCCTCTACTACCTGACCTGCCCGAAGGCGGCCTCGGCCATCGGCACGCTGGAGGGCTCCGGCCTGATGCGCGAGATGCAGGCGAGGCTCGCCACGGACCCTGAGCTGGCCGCCGCCTACCAGGCCGCGCACGACGACTACGTGGCCAGGCGGGACGCGGCCGCCGAGGAGGAGGGCCTGGAGCCGCTCCCGCGCGACATGCAGAGCACCGGAGGCATGCCGAAGCGGGTCAAGTGCCTGCACGCGCTCGTCGCGCACGAGCTGGCGGCGCCCGGTGCCAACCCGATCGGCAGGGAGGCGCTGGACGCACTCCCCGAGTGGTGGAGTGACGGACCATGCGTGTAG
- a CDS encoding MazG family protein codes for MPLVVVTTSPRVAPGLLSHQAWQALRSGPVLTGDAAHPQLPYLAEAGVEVEVVEPDPRALAARAVAETVVWLAGSGSERGDEEFMRAVGHAAVAMADPPLIEVVPGSYDLPGARVLDLVAVMDRLRTECPWDRGQTHESLVPYLLEEAYEVLETIEQGDHQALREELGDLLLQVVFHARVAEDFDVDDVAAGIVDKLVRRHPHVFGSVRAESADQVNDNWEAIKAAERAAKGRESALDGVPMGQPALSLAAQLIRRAERAGAPGSLAAGVGQGVARELFDLVRRAGEAGLDAEAELRGAARAYRDRVRAWESR; via the coding sequence GTGCCGCTCGTCGTCGTCACCACCTCGCCCAGGGTCGCACCCGGGCTGCTGAGCCATCAGGCGTGGCAGGCGCTGCGCTCCGGTCCCGTGCTCACCGGGGACGCGGCGCATCCGCAGCTCCCCTACCTCGCCGAGGCCGGCGTCGAGGTCGAGGTCGTCGAGCCCGATCCGCGGGCGCTGGCCGCGCGGGCGGTCGCCGAGACCGTGGTGTGGCTGGCCGGGTCGGGCTCGGAGCGCGGCGACGAGGAGTTCATGCGGGCGGTCGGGCACGCCGCCGTGGCGATGGCCGACCCGCCGCTGATCGAGGTCGTGCCCGGCTCGTACGACCTGCCGGGCGCGCGGGTGCTCGACCTCGTCGCGGTCATGGACCGGCTGCGCACCGAGTGCCCGTGGGACCGGGGGCAGACGCACGAGTCGCTGGTGCCGTACCTGCTCGAAGAGGCGTACGAGGTGCTGGAGACGATCGAGCAGGGCGACCACCAGGCGCTCCGCGAGGAGCTGGGCGACCTGCTGCTGCAGGTCGTCTTCCACGCCAGGGTGGCCGAGGACTTCGACGTCGACGACGTGGCCGCCGGCATCGTCGACAAGCTCGTACGCCGCCACCCGCACGTGTTCGGCTCGGTCCGCGCCGAGAGCGCCGACCAGGTCAACGACAACTGGGAGGCGATCAAGGCGGCCGAGCGGGCGGCCAAGGGGCGCGAGTCGGCGCTCGACGGCGTCCCGATGGGCCAGCCGGCGCTGTCGCTGGCCGCCCAGCTCATCCGCAGGGCCGAACGGGCGGGCGCGCCGGGGTCGCTGGCGGCGGGGGTCGGCCAGGGCGTGGCGCGCGAGCTGTTCGACCTGGTCCGCCGGGCCGGGGAGGCCGGGCTCGACGCCGAGGCGGAGCTGCGCGGCGCGGCCCGCGCCTACCGCGACCGCGTCCGCGCCTGGGAGAGCCGCTGA
- a CDS encoding PadR family transcriptional regulator, with protein MDSSQLLKGVLDLAVLAVLDERDGYGYDVVRRLREAGLVEVGDASVYGTLRRLYKAGALTSYVMASDEGPHRKYYGLNEAGRDMYAAQSRTWHSFVATMASLLKEGRE; from the coding sequence GTGGACAGCAGCCAGCTCCTCAAGGGTGTGCTCGACCTGGCCGTCCTGGCGGTGCTCGACGAGCGCGACGGCTACGGCTACGACGTCGTGCGCAGGCTCAGGGAGGCGGGCCTCGTGGAGGTCGGCGACGCCTCCGTGTACGGCACCCTGCGCCGCCTCTACAAGGCCGGCGCCCTGACCTCCTACGTGATGGCCTCCGACGAGGGGCCGCACCGCAAGTACTACGGGCTCAACGAGGCCGGCAGAGACATGTACGCCGCCCAGTCCAGGACCTGGCACTCGTTCGTGGCCACCATGGCATCCCTGCTGAAGGAGGGACGAGAATGA
- a CDS encoding FtsB family cell division protein — MAKRPQLTGRAAILAVVVCAIAMSLAYPVREYVSLRRSISELRAEKARVEAEKQALLARDQQANDPNWIKKTAKERLHYCGPGEKCFVVMEPGQDERRTTAKQPATAPPWYETLWESVEAADAGTGRRAVTGPAARPSTTPSTQPSGKATPEPTTGPTKKESVGQ, encoded by the coding sequence GTGGCGAAGAGGCCGCAGCTCACCGGGCGGGCAGCCATCCTGGCCGTCGTGGTGTGCGCGATCGCGATGAGCCTGGCCTACCCGGTGCGCGAATACGTCAGCCTGCGCCGCAGCATCTCCGAGCTGCGCGCGGAGAAGGCCAGGGTCGAGGCGGAGAAGCAGGCGCTGCTGGCCCGGGACCAGCAGGCCAACGATCCCAACTGGATCAAGAAGACGGCCAAGGAGCGGCTGCACTACTGCGGTCCTGGCGAGAAGTGCTTCGTCGTGATGGAGCCCGGCCAGGACGAGCGGCGCACCACGGCCAAGCAGCCGGCGACGGCGCCTCCGTGGTACGAGACGTTGTGGGAGTCCGTGGAGGCCGCCGACGCGGGCACCGGACGCCGGGCCGTCACGGGCCCGGCCGCCCGGCCGAGCACGACCCCGAGCACCCAGCCCAGTGGGAAGGCCACTCCTGAGCCCACCACTGGGCCGACGAAGAAGGAAAGCGTTGGACAGTAA
- a CDS encoding NAD(P)/FAD-dependent oxidoreductase — MDKHILIVGGGYVGLYTALRLQRKLARELRGGDVRITIIDPQSYMTYQPFLPEAAAGNLSPRHLVAPLRRVLPKVRILNGIVTTVKHGDRVVTFQPAEGEPRQIAYDVLVMAAGSISRTLPIPGLTDIGIGFKTVGEAIALRNRVLHLLDVAESTEDPEVRHRALTFVVVGAGFAGVEALAELEDMAKDSVRYYRNIKPSDIRWVLVEATDRVLPEVGPEMGRWTLEQLRERGIDVRLETRLMSCEGGHVVLSDGAEFDAETLVWTAGVKPSPVVNDSDLPLDERGRIKTTSLLTVHASPGAFAAGDAAGVPDVTNPGQYCAPNAQHAVRQAKVLADNIVRHLRGHELVEYRHKYVGSVAGLGLHQGVANVYGVKLRGFPAWFMHRTYHLSRVPTLNRKVRVVVDWTLALFFKRETISLGEMEHPREGFRAAVATMRR; from the coding sequence ATGGACAAGCACATTCTCATCGTCGGCGGCGGCTACGTCGGCCTCTACACAGCGCTCCGGCTGCAGCGCAAGCTCGCTCGCGAGCTGCGCGGCGGCGACGTGCGCATCACGATCATCGATCCCCAGTCCTACATGACGTACCAGCCGTTCCTCCCGGAGGCGGCGGCCGGCAACCTCTCGCCCCGGCACCTGGTGGCGCCGCTGCGGAGGGTCCTGCCGAAGGTGCGCATCCTCAACGGCATCGTCACCACCGTCAAGCACGGCGACCGCGTGGTGACCTTCCAGCCGGCCGAGGGCGAGCCGCGCCAGATCGCCTACGACGTGCTCGTCATGGCCGCCGGCTCCATCTCCCGCACGCTGCCCATCCCCGGCCTGACCGACATCGGCATCGGCTTCAAGACCGTCGGCGAGGCCATCGCGCTGCGCAACCGGGTGCTGCACCTGCTGGACGTGGCCGAGTCGACCGAGGACCCCGAGGTGCGGCACAGGGCGCTGACGTTCGTGGTGGTCGGCGCGGGCTTCGCGGGCGTGGAGGCGCTGGCCGAGCTGGAGGACATGGCCAAGGACTCCGTGCGCTACTACCGCAACATCAAGCCCTCGGACATCCGCTGGGTGCTCGTCGAGGCGACCGACCGGGTGCTGCCCGAGGTGGGCCCCGAGATGGGCAGATGGACGCTGGAGCAGCTTCGCGAGCGCGGCATCGACGTCCGGCTGGAGACCCGCCTGATGTCCTGCGAGGGCGGGCACGTGGTGCTCTCCGACGGCGCCGAGTTCGACGCCGAGACCCTCGTGTGGACGGCGGGCGTCAAGCCCAGCCCGGTCGTCAACGACAGTGACCTGCCGCTCGACGAGCGCGGCCGGATCAAGACCACCTCGCTGCTGACCGTCCACGCCAGCCCGGGCGCCTTCGCGGCCGGCGACGCGGCGGGCGTGCCGGACGTCACCAACCCCGGGCAGTACTGCGCGCCGAACGCCCAGCACGCGGTGCGCCAGGCCAAGGTGCTGGCCGACAACATCGTCCGCCACCTACGCGGGCACGAACTGGTTGAATACCGTCACAAGTATGTCGGATCGGTCGCCGGTCTCGGCCTGCATCAGGGCGTCGCCAACGTCTATGGCGTCAAGCTTCGCGGATTCCCTGCGTGGTTCATGCACCGCACCTACCATCTGTCGCGGGTGCCGACGCTGAACCGCAAGGTCCGCGTCGTCGTCGATTGGACCCTGGCCCTGTTCTTCAAGCGCGAGACGATCTCCCTCGGTGAGATGGAGCACCCGCGCGAGGGCTTCAGGGCAGCCGTCGCGACGATGCGCCGCTAG